Proteins encoded within one genomic window of Arachis ipaensis cultivar K30076 chromosome B08, Araip1.1, whole genome shotgun sequence:
- the LOC107611069 gene encoding uncharacterized protein LOC107611069 produces MERGLRQGDPLSPFLFVLVVDVLDRMLGEAVRNRRISPLLIGRDQVELSYLQFADDTILFCPLEEETVKNYRKILRCFELMSGLSINFDKSSLIPINCDAQWVQRM; encoded by the coding sequence ATGGAAAGAGGTCTACGACAAGGTGACCCGCTGTCTCCTTTTCTGTTTGTCCTTGTCGTTGATGTGTTAGATAGGATGCTTGGGGAGGCGGTTAGAAACAGACGCATATCTCCACTACTGATAGGTAGAGATCAGGTTGAGCTGTCGTATCTCCAGTTCGCGGATGATACCATTCTGTTCTGTCCTCTAGAGGAAGAGACAGTTAAGAACTACAGGAAGATTCTTCGCTGTTTTGAGCTGATGTCGGGGTTAAGCATCAACTTTGATAAATCTAGCTTGATTCCTATTAACTGTGATGCTCAGTGGGTTCAACGTATGTGA